A region of Diospyros lotus cultivar Yz01 chromosome 3, ASM1463336v1, whole genome shotgun sequence DNA encodes the following proteins:
- the LOC127796848 gene encoding uncharacterized protein LOC127796848, with protein sequence MCIDFIDLKKACSNDSYSLPNIDWLVDGASDYKYLSFMDTYFRYDQIRMHPDDEEKTKFIMENANFCYRIGQNIEVYVDDMMAKTSKNDDYYLDLVEIFANSDNAT encoded by the exons ATGTGCATTGACTTCATTGATCTGAAGAAAGCATGCTCGAATGATTCATATTCACTGCCCAACATCGACTGGCTTGTAGATGGGGCCTCCGATTATAAATACTTGAGCTTCATGGATACCTATTTTAGATACGATCAGATCCGAATGCACCCTGACGATGAGGAGAAGACGAAGTTCATCATGGAGAATGCTAATTTCTGTTATCGg ATTGGCCAGAACATTGAagtctatgtagatgacatgatGGCCAAGACATCGAAAAATGATGATTACTACTTGGACTTGGTCGAGATTTTTGCCAACTCTGACAACGCAACGTGA